Proteins found in one Deltaproteobacteria bacterium GWA2_45_12 genomic segment:
- a CDS encoding sodium:proton exchanger translates to MHPFPKTKHLAIIGFVLTLCLQWAFFRFGVEHLHSPWNALASGLAIFAASYMLSWGAELAQFEMPQSLAIAFLALVAVLPEYAVDMYFAWKAGTNPEYIHYATANMTGANRLLIGVGWAAVVFAYFFKTKKGEVILEKENRTEIFALLLATVYCFIVPFKQSLSWIDSVFLLSIFVWYIRQAMKAKHKEPEIEGPILEIAEWKRLPRIMATFFFFGVSGFTIFIAAEPFAEGILEVGRKTGIEEFILVQWLAPLASESPEFIVALIFAWRANAASSLGTLISSKVNQWTLLVGMLPLVYNLSAGHIGPMVMDARQSEEIFLTAAQSLFAIVIIANLRFSITEALLLFVLFMTQIFFTSTEARTIYAFVYIALAIGWFFAVKSNKKGFQEILKIAIKR, encoded by the coding sequence ATGCATCCATTTCCAAAAACAAAACACCTCGCCATTATCGGATTTGTCCTTACCCTTTGCCTTCAATGGGCTTTTTTCAGGTTTGGAGTGGAACATCTTCACTCCCCCTGGAATGCCCTGGCCTCCGGTTTGGCCATTTTTGCTGCTAGCTACATGCTGTCGTGGGGCGCCGAACTGGCCCAGTTTGAAATGCCTCAATCGTTGGCCATTGCCTTTTTGGCCCTTGTGGCTGTTTTACCTGAGTATGCCGTAGATATGTACTTTGCCTGGAAGGCCGGCACCAATCCCGAATATATTCACTATGCCACAGCCAACATGACGGGGGCCAATCGTTTGCTCATCGGTGTGGGTTGGGCCGCCGTTGTCTTTGCTTATTTTTTTAAGACAAAAAAAGGAGAGGTCATCCTGGAAAAAGAGAATCGCACCGAGATTTTTGCCCTTCTTTTAGCTACGGTTTACTGCTTCATTGTTCCATTCAAACAAAGTTTATCCTGGATTGATTCGGTTTTTCTTCTTTCCATCTTTGTCTGGTACATCCGGCAAGCCATGAAAGCCAAACATAAAGAACCTGAAATCGAGGGCCCCATTCTTGAAATTGCCGAATGGAAACGTTTGCCAAGAATCATGGCCACCTTTTTCTTTTTTGGAGTGTCCGGTTTCACCATTTTTATCGCGGCCGAGCCCTTTGCTGAAGGAATTTTGGAAGTGGGAAGAAAAACGGGCATTGAGGAATTCATTTTGGTGCAATGGCTGGCTCCCTTGGCCTCAGAATCACCCGAATTTATTGTCGCCCTTATTTTTGCCTGGAGAGCCAACGCAGCCTCAAGTTTGGGAACGCTTATCTCATCAAAAGTGAATCAATGGACCCTGCTTGTGGGCATGCTTCCCCTGGTTTACAACCTGTCGGCCGGGCACATTGGCCCCATGGTCATGGATGCGCGCCAATCGGAGGAAATTTTCCTTACGGCGGCCCAATCCCTCTTTGCCATCGTCATCATCGCCAACCTGCGCTTTTCCATTACAGAAGCCCTTTTGCTGTTTGTATTGTTTATGACCCAGATTTTCTTCACTTCAACAGAGGCCCGAACCATCTACGCCTTTGTTTATATTGCCCTGGCAATAGGTTGGTTTTTTGCGGTGAAAAGCAATAAAAAGGGATTTCAGGAAATTTTGAAGATAGCCATCAAACGTTAA